From Candidatus Binatota bacterium:
CGACGAATTTCGCGATTGGATCTACCAGTCACCTGCCGCCCTTGTAGCCGCCCAGGTGCTGCGGTCGAAGACCGTGCGGCACTTCTATGACCAGTTGTTTGTAAAGCCTGCCGGCTGCCACGTGGCCACCCCCTGGCACCAGGACATAACCTTCTGGCCGGTTGACGTGGAGAGCCGGCAGCTGTGTTCCATCTGGATCACCTTCGACCCGGTAGCACGAGAGACCAGCGGGCTGGAGTTCGTGCGCGGTTCGCATCGTTGGCCCGAACGCTACAAGGCCACCACGCCCAACTACGACTCCTACATGCTCGACTCCAACTTCGATGACCCGCCCGACATAGAGGCCAACCGCGAGCAGTACGACCTGTACTGCCCCGACATGCAGGCGGGCGACTGCCTTATTTTTGACCCGCACGTGTTGCACGGCTCAACGGGCAACTATTCCACCGACGCCCCGCGCCGCGCATTCTCTACCCGCTGGGCCGGCGACGGCGTGCATATGGACCTGCGCCACGCCACCATGCCGTTGTTCTGGACGCACGGCCTTGTGAGTGGCAACCTGCTGTCGGGCCCGCTGTTTCCGCAGGTACTGCCCGGGCCTATCCAGGAAG
This genomic window contains:
- a CDS encoding phytanoyl-CoA dioxygenase family protein, translating into MDAALRELTADEIAAYDEHGVVVARGLFPDSWLARMAAAVDHAVANPTPYGAGVSMEDESFTGDLFLWKTYDEFRDWIYQSPAALVAAQVLRSKTVRHFYDQLFVKPAGCHVATPWHQDITFWPVDVESRQLCSIWITFDPVARETSGLEFVRGSHRWPERYKATTPNYDSYMLDSNFDDPPDIEANREQYDLYCPDMQAGDCLIFDPHVLHGSTGNYSTDAPRRAFSTRWAGDGVHMDLRHATMPLFWTHGLVSGNLLSGPLFPQVLPGPIQEEGAAREAGPEAPDTALVEEFMERLASVPLNG